From the genome of Nomia melanderi isolate GNS246 chromosome 14, iyNomMela1, whole genome shotgun sequence, one region includes:
- the PIP4K gene encoding phosphatidylinositol 5-phosphate 4-kinase isoform X2 codes for MLLPDDFRAYSKLKVDNHLFNKENMPSHFKIKEYCPLVFRNLRERFGIDDLDYKESMTRCRAFNPSQTERHLDLTGKARELVQRSATAPSITLSPATPVFPQIPVLNKPLRSYSFKPKRLRSQPILDDPSGKSGAKFYQSYDKLFIIKTLTSEEVERMHSFLKHYHPYIVERHGKTLLPQYLGMYRLTVDGVEHYVVAIRNVFSNHLTTHKKFDLKGSTVDREASDKEKEKDLPTYKDNDFVKEGMKIYIGEEAKTKLIETLTADVDFLTRLHLMDYSLLLGLHDCARAEQENRERAEREEEEENHEDEEDSESGSGLDSRGPMGDRLWGWSGVAGMATPPESPHAPLNRDTSLQYEDAIIPELDIYAIPSKEGAPTKEIYFLAIIDVLTHYGVRKQAAKAAKTVKYGANVDGISTCDPEQYGKRFIEFMSKAIE; via the exons ATGCTCCTGCCAGATGATTTCAGAGCCTACAGCAAATTAAAAGTGGATAATCATCTTTTCAACAA agAGAACATGCCCTCTCATTTTAAGATCAAAGAATATTGTCCATTAGTATTCAGAAATCTAAGGGAAAGATTTGGTATAGATGATTTGGACTATAAGGAATCTATGACAAG aTGTCGGGCATTTAATCCTTCACAAACAGAGAGGCATTTGGATTTGACTGGAAAGGCTCGTGAATTGGTTCAGCGCTCTGCTACTGCTCCTTCAATAACTCTTTCTCCTGCTACTCCTGTTTTTCCACAAATTCCAGTCCTAAATAAGCCGCTACGTTCCTACAGTTTTAAACCAAAACGTCTGAG ATCACAGCCAATACTGGATGACCCTTCTGGAAAAAGTGGTGCAAAATTTTACCAGTCCTACgacaaattgtttattattaaaactctTACCAGTGAGGAGGTAGAAAGGATGCACTCGTTTTTGAAACATTATCATCCG tATATTGTGGAAAGGCATGGGAAGACATTGTTGCCACAATACCTTGGCATGTACCGTTTGACGGTGGACGGAGTCGAACATTATGTTGTTGCCATAAGAAATGTATTCTCGAATCACTTAACAACCCACaaaaaattcgatttaaaagGTTCAACCGTGGATCGCGAAGCATCCgacaaagaaaaagagaaagatctGCCGACTTACAAAGACAATGATTTCGTGAAAGagggaatgaaaatttatatcgGTGAAGAAGCAAAGACGAAACTCATAGAGACATTAACTGCTGACGTTGAT TTCCTAACACGATTGCACTTAATGGATTATTCTTTGCTGCTCGGTTTACACGATTGTGCAAGAGCTGAACAAGAAAATAGAGAGCGcgcagaaagagaggaagaagaggaaaatcATGAAGACGAAGAGGATAGTGAGTCTGGGAGTGGATTAGATTCTCGAGGTCCGATGGGAGA CCGTTTATGGGGTTGGAGTGGCGTTGCTGGAATGGCAACACCACCTGAATCACCTCATGCTCCATTAAACCGTGACACCAGTCTACAGTACGAAGATGCAATAATTCCTGAATTAGATATTTATGCAATTCCTAGTAAAGaag GTGCACCTacgaaggaaatttattttttagccATAATAGATGTATTAACTCATTACGGTGTCCGTAAGCAAGCAGCGAAGGCAGCTAAGACAGTGAAATATGGTGCTAACGTCGATGGTATTTCAACCTGTGATCCAGAACAATACGGCAAGCGATTTATAGAGTTCATGAGCAAAGCCATAGAATAA
- the LOC116427003 gene encoding carnosine N-methyltransferase isoform X2 translates to METMSNPYPKKMQDTYEDEEERKHFQRIVSAFKYYKTHSLSRVKKTESYLLTLPLHHQKLLSKYKEHLQEVKRCIENNDEIIKLIIKDVAHIFENVSPASAQTDSTLNPRPVMADQEKVQATIKQLVRDWSVEGTEERNACYQPIIDEILNQFPLEYCTPSGVQILVPGAGLGRLAYEIARRGYTCQGNEFSLFMLFASHFVLNKCRGVNSYQVHPWVHQYMNNLKPEHQTQAVFFPDVNPSDLPENAQFSMAAGDFLEVYTEDNHWDCVATCFFIDCANNVVQFIETIYKILKPGGIWINLGPLLYHFSDMPMEDSIEPSYDVVRDVIQGFGFQLEKEEKRMRTRYAQNINSMLQCEYNSVYFVCRKPKRRIDNDMNHRNGCESNGMQEQEN, encoded by the exons ATGGAAACAATGTCGAATCCGTATCCAAAAAAAATGCAAGACACATATGAAGACGAAGAGGAGAGGAAACATTTTCAACGAATCGTTTCAGCTTTCAAATACTACAA AACCCATTCGCTGTCAAGGGTAAAAAAGACAGAGTCATATTTGTTGACACTTCCTCTTCATCACCAAAAACTTCTGTCAAAGTACAAAGAACATCTGCAAGAAGTTAAAAGGTGTATCGAAAACAACGATGAAATAATTAAGCTGATCATAAAGGATGTTGCCCATATCTTTGAAAATGTGAGCCCAGCTAGTGCACAGACTGACAGT ACATTAAATCCTCGTCCAGTAATGGCTGATCAAGAAAAGGTGCAAGCAACAATTAAACAACTGGTTCGTGATTGGAGTGTGGAAGGAACAGAGGAACGCAATGCGTGTTATCAACCTATTatagatgaaatattaaatcaatttcctttagAATATTG TACACCATCTGGAGTGCAAATTTTAGTACCTGGAGCAGGATTAGGAAGACTCGCATACGAAATTGCGAGACGAGGATACACTTGCCAGGGAAACGAATTCTCTCTCTTTATGCTCTTTGCGTCACATTTCGTGCTAAATAA ATGTAGAGGAGTGAATTCGTATCAAGTACATCCATGGGTTCATCAGtacatgaataatttaaaaccaGAGCATCAAACTCAAGCTGTATTCTTTCCCGACGTAAATCCAAGCGATCTTCCAGAAAACGCGCAATTCTCTATGGCAGCTGGAGATTTTTTAGAG GTTTACACAGAAGACAACCACTGGGATTGCGTTGCAACGTGTTTTTTTATAGATTGTGCAAATAATGttgtacaatttattgaaacaatctACAAGATTCTAAAGCCGGGAGGTATATGGATAAACCTTGGACCACTATTGTACCATTTTAGCGATATGCCAATGGAAGATTCAATAGAACCGAGCTACGATGTTGTTCGCGATGTGATTCAGGGATTCGGTTTCCAGTTggaa AAGGAAGAAAAGCGCATGAGAACACGCTACGCACAGAATATTAATAGTATGCTACAGTGTGAATACAATAGCGTATATTTTGTTTGCCGAAAGCCTAAAAGACGCATAGACAACGACATGAATCATCGAAACGGTTGTGAAAGTAACGGAATGCAAGAACAAGAAAACTAA
- the LOC116427004 gene encoding protein KTI12 homolog, translating into MPLIIITGIPCSGKTTRTAEVKEYFESKGKRVEVINEIDVVTKAGYDKNTFYADSKKEKSVRSDIKSAVQRLLNINDVLVMDGSNYIKGYRYEIYCMTKLYKNPQCTIHCDIPIEHAWFWNEKRPEHEQYSREIFDALVMRYEIPDSKNRWDSPLFSVSAEDDLKFDEIYRSLYEVKAPKPNLSTQCPPLSSTNYLYELDLVTQEVVGAILTAKQLGIESDFKIPGYNLTVQSPCTAAQLMKVRRQFLTYSKMQQIEVNQIASLFVQYLNKCLS; encoded by the exons atgcCACTTATCATCATAACTGGTATACCTTGTAGTGGTAAAACAACACGAACAGCTGAggtgaaagaatattttgagaGCAAGGGAAAACGTGTAGAGGTTATAAACGAAATCGATGTTGTGACCAAGGCAGGCTAtgacaaaaatacattttacgcTG AttcgaagaaagagaaaagtgtGAGAAGTGATATAAAGTCTGCGGTCCAacgattattaaatatcaatgatgtATTGGTAATGGATGGTAGTAATTATATCAAAGGATATCGctatgaaatatattgtatgacaaaattatataaaaatcctCAGTGTACAATACACTGTGATATACCGATCGAACATGCTTGGTTTTGGAATGAAAAACGCCCTGAGCATGAACAGTATAGTAGAGAAATTTTTGATGCTCTTGTAATGAG GTATGAAATTCCAGACAGTAAGAACCGCTGGGATTCTCCATTATTTTCAGTGTCAGCAGAGGACGATTTAAAGTTTGATGAAATTTATAGATCACTGTATGAAGTGAAAGCACCTAAACCAAATTTAAGTACTCAGTGT CCTCCATTATCATCTACAAATTATTTGTATGAATTGGATTTAGTTACTCAAGAAGTAGTTGGA GCAATATTAACGGCCAAACAATTGGGCATCGAAAGTGATTTTAAAATACCAGGATATAATTTAACTGTACAAAGTCCATGTACAGCAGCTCAACTTATGAAAGTACGGAGACAATTTTTAACTTACAGTAAAATGCAACAAATCGAAGTTAATCAAATCGCATCATTGTTTGTACAATACCTTAATAAATGTTTGTCATAA
- the PIP4K gene encoding phosphatidylinositol 5-phosphate 4-kinase isoform X3, which translates to MSGAPQMSSGLSKLKKKHFRVKHQKVKLFRANEPLLSVFMWGVNHTINELSHVNIPVMLLPDDFRAYSKLKVDNHLFNKENMPSHFKIKEYCPLVFRNLRERFGIDDLDYKESMTRSQPILDDPSGKSGAKFYQSYDKLFIIKTLTSEEVERMHSFLKHYHPYIVERHGKTLLPQYLGMYRLTVDGVEHYVVAIRNVFSNHLTTHKKFDLKGSTVDREASDKEKEKDLPTYKDNDFVKEGMKIYIGEEAKTKLIETLTADVDFLTRLHLMDYSLLLGLHDCARAEQENRERAEREEEEENHEDEEDSESGSGLDSRGPMGDRLWGWSGVAGMATPPESPHAPLNRDTSLQYEDAIIPELDIYAIPSKEGAPTKEIYFLAIIDVLTHYGVRKQAAKAAKTVKYGANVDGISTCDPEQYGKRFIEFMSKAIE; encoded by the exons ATGTCCGGCGCACCGCAAATGTCCAGCGGGCTGAGCAAGCTCAAAAAGAAACACTTCCGTGTGAAACATCAGAAGGTTAAGCTGTTCCGTGCGAACGAACCTCTACTCAGTGTTTTCATGTGGGGTGTCAATCATACG ATAAATGAACTTAGTCATGTTAATATACCGGTAATGCTCCTGCCAGATGATTTCAGAGCCTACAGCAAATTAAAAGTGGATAATCATCTTTTCAACAA agAGAACATGCCCTCTCATTTTAAGATCAAAGAATATTGTCCATTAGTATTCAGAAATCTAAGGGAAAGATTTGGTATAGATGATTTGGACTATAAGGAATCTATGACAAG ATCACAGCCAATACTGGATGACCCTTCTGGAAAAAGTGGTGCAAAATTTTACCAGTCCTACgacaaattgtttattattaaaactctTACCAGTGAGGAGGTAGAAAGGATGCACTCGTTTTTGAAACATTATCATCCG tATATTGTGGAAAGGCATGGGAAGACATTGTTGCCACAATACCTTGGCATGTACCGTTTGACGGTGGACGGAGTCGAACATTATGTTGTTGCCATAAGAAATGTATTCTCGAATCACTTAACAACCCACaaaaaattcgatttaaaagGTTCAACCGTGGATCGCGAAGCATCCgacaaagaaaaagagaaagatctGCCGACTTACAAAGACAATGATTTCGTGAAAGagggaatgaaaatttatatcgGTGAAGAAGCAAAGACGAAACTCATAGAGACATTAACTGCTGACGTTGAT TTCCTAACACGATTGCACTTAATGGATTATTCTTTGCTGCTCGGTTTACACGATTGTGCAAGAGCTGAACAAGAAAATAGAGAGCGcgcagaaagagaggaagaagaggaaaatcATGAAGACGAAGAGGATAGTGAGTCTGGGAGTGGATTAGATTCTCGAGGTCCGATGGGAGA CCGTTTATGGGGTTGGAGTGGCGTTGCTGGAATGGCAACACCACCTGAATCACCTCATGCTCCATTAAACCGTGACACCAGTCTACAGTACGAAGATGCAATAATTCCTGAATTAGATATTTATGCAATTCCTAGTAAAGaag GTGCACCTacgaaggaaatttattttttagccATAATAGATGTATTAACTCATTACGGTGTCCGTAAGCAAGCAGCGAAGGCAGCTAAGACAGTGAAATATGGTGCTAACGTCGATGGTATTTCAACCTGTGATCCAGAACAATACGGCAAGCGATTTATAGAGTTCATGAGCAAAGCCATAGAATAA
- the PIP4K gene encoding phosphatidylinositol 5-phosphate 4-kinase isoform X1: protein MSGAPQMSSGLSKLKKKHFRVKHQKVKLFRANEPLLSVFMWGVNHTINELSHVNIPVMLLPDDFRAYSKLKVDNHLFNKENMPSHFKIKEYCPLVFRNLRERFGIDDLDYKESMTRCRAFNPSQTERHLDLTGKARELVQRSATAPSITLSPATPVFPQIPVLNKPLRSYSFKPKRLRSQPILDDPSGKSGAKFYQSYDKLFIIKTLTSEEVERMHSFLKHYHPYIVERHGKTLLPQYLGMYRLTVDGVEHYVVAIRNVFSNHLTTHKKFDLKGSTVDREASDKEKEKDLPTYKDNDFVKEGMKIYIGEEAKTKLIETLTADVDFLTRLHLMDYSLLLGLHDCARAEQENRERAEREEEEENHEDEEDSESGSGLDSRGPMGDRLWGWSGVAGMATPPESPHAPLNRDTSLQYEDAIIPELDIYAIPSKEGAPTKEIYFLAIIDVLTHYGVRKQAAKAAKTVKYGANVDGISTCDPEQYGKRFIEFMSKAIE from the exons ATGTCCGGCGCACCGCAAATGTCCAGCGGGCTGAGCAAGCTCAAAAAGAAACACTTCCGTGTGAAACATCAGAAGGTTAAGCTGTTCCGTGCGAACGAACCTCTACTCAGTGTTTTCATGTGGGGTGTCAATCATACG ATAAATGAACTTAGTCATGTTAATATACCGGTAATGCTCCTGCCAGATGATTTCAGAGCCTACAGCAAATTAAAAGTGGATAATCATCTTTTCAACAA agAGAACATGCCCTCTCATTTTAAGATCAAAGAATATTGTCCATTAGTATTCAGAAATCTAAGGGAAAGATTTGGTATAGATGATTTGGACTATAAGGAATCTATGACAAG aTGTCGGGCATTTAATCCTTCACAAACAGAGAGGCATTTGGATTTGACTGGAAAGGCTCGTGAATTGGTTCAGCGCTCTGCTACTGCTCCTTCAATAACTCTTTCTCCTGCTACTCCTGTTTTTCCACAAATTCCAGTCCTAAATAAGCCGCTACGTTCCTACAGTTTTAAACCAAAACGTCTGAG ATCACAGCCAATACTGGATGACCCTTCTGGAAAAAGTGGTGCAAAATTTTACCAGTCCTACgacaaattgtttattattaaaactctTACCAGTGAGGAGGTAGAAAGGATGCACTCGTTTTTGAAACATTATCATCCG tATATTGTGGAAAGGCATGGGAAGACATTGTTGCCACAATACCTTGGCATGTACCGTTTGACGGTGGACGGAGTCGAACATTATGTTGTTGCCATAAGAAATGTATTCTCGAATCACTTAACAACCCACaaaaaattcgatttaaaagGTTCAACCGTGGATCGCGAAGCATCCgacaaagaaaaagagaaagatctGCCGACTTACAAAGACAATGATTTCGTGAAAGagggaatgaaaatttatatcgGTGAAGAAGCAAAGACGAAACTCATAGAGACATTAACTGCTGACGTTGAT TTCCTAACACGATTGCACTTAATGGATTATTCTTTGCTGCTCGGTTTACACGATTGTGCAAGAGCTGAACAAGAAAATAGAGAGCGcgcagaaagagaggaagaagaggaaaatcATGAAGACGAAGAGGATAGTGAGTCTGGGAGTGGATTAGATTCTCGAGGTCCGATGGGAGA CCGTTTATGGGGTTGGAGTGGCGTTGCTGGAATGGCAACACCACCTGAATCACCTCATGCTCCATTAAACCGTGACACCAGTCTACAGTACGAAGATGCAATAATTCCTGAATTAGATATTTATGCAATTCCTAGTAAAGaag GTGCACCTacgaaggaaatttattttttagccATAATAGATGTATTAACTCATTACGGTGTCCGTAAGCAAGCAGCGAAGGCAGCTAAGACAGTGAAATATGGTGCTAACGTCGATGGTATTTCAACCTGTGATCCAGAACAATACGGCAAGCGATTTATAGAGTTCATGAGCAAAGCCATAGAATAA
- the LOC116427003 gene encoding carnosine N-methyltransferase isoform X1 — protein METMSNPYPKKMQDTYEDEEERKHFQRIVSAFKYYKTHSLSRVKKTESYLLTLPLHHQKLLSKYKEHLQEVKRCIENNDEIIKLIIKDVAHIFENVSPASAQTDSVRKVYLTLNPRPVMADQEKVQATIKQLVRDWSVEGTEERNACYQPIIDEILNQFPLEYCTPSGVQILVPGAGLGRLAYEIARRGYTCQGNEFSLFMLFASHFVLNKCRGVNSYQVHPWVHQYMNNLKPEHQTQAVFFPDVNPSDLPENAQFSMAAGDFLEVYTEDNHWDCVATCFFIDCANNVVQFIETIYKILKPGGIWINLGPLLYHFSDMPMEDSIEPSYDVVRDVIQGFGFQLEKEEKRMRTRYAQNINSMLQCEYNSVYFVCRKPKRRIDNDMNHRNGCESNGMQEQEN, from the exons ATGGAAACAATGTCGAATCCGTATCCAAAAAAAATGCAAGACACATATGAAGACGAAGAGGAGAGGAAACATTTTCAACGAATCGTTTCAGCTTTCAAATACTACAA AACCCATTCGCTGTCAAGGGTAAAAAAGACAGAGTCATATTTGTTGACACTTCCTCTTCATCACCAAAAACTTCTGTCAAAGTACAAAGAACATCTGCAAGAAGTTAAAAGGTGTATCGAAAACAACGATGAAATAATTAAGCTGATCATAAAGGATGTTGCCCATATCTTTGAAAATGTGAGCCCAGCTAGTGCACAGACTGACAGTGTAAGAAAAGTTTACCTG ACATTAAATCCTCGTCCAGTAATGGCTGATCAAGAAAAGGTGCAAGCAACAATTAAACAACTGGTTCGTGATTGGAGTGTGGAAGGAACAGAGGAACGCAATGCGTGTTATCAACCTATTatagatgaaatattaaatcaatttcctttagAATATTG TACACCATCTGGAGTGCAAATTTTAGTACCTGGAGCAGGATTAGGAAGACTCGCATACGAAATTGCGAGACGAGGATACACTTGCCAGGGAAACGAATTCTCTCTCTTTATGCTCTTTGCGTCACATTTCGTGCTAAATAA ATGTAGAGGAGTGAATTCGTATCAAGTACATCCATGGGTTCATCAGtacatgaataatttaaaaccaGAGCATCAAACTCAAGCTGTATTCTTTCCCGACGTAAATCCAAGCGATCTTCCAGAAAACGCGCAATTCTCTATGGCAGCTGGAGATTTTTTAGAG GTTTACACAGAAGACAACCACTGGGATTGCGTTGCAACGTGTTTTTTTATAGATTGTGCAAATAATGttgtacaatttattgaaacaatctACAAGATTCTAAAGCCGGGAGGTATATGGATAAACCTTGGACCACTATTGTACCATTTTAGCGATATGCCAATGGAAGATTCAATAGAACCGAGCTACGATGTTGTTCGCGATGTGATTCAGGGATTCGGTTTCCAGTTggaa AAGGAAGAAAAGCGCATGAGAACACGCTACGCACAGAATATTAATAGTATGCTACAGTGTGAATACAATAGCGTATATTTTGTTTGCCGAAAGCCTAAAAGACGCATAGACAACGACATGAATCATCGAAACGGTTGTGAAAGTAACGGAATGCAAGAACAAGAAAACTAA